From a single Lates calcarifer isolate ASB-BC8 linkage group LG12, TLL_Latcal_v3, whole genome shotgun sequence genomic region:
- the prkcda gene encoding protein kinase C, delta a, whose amino-acid sequence MAPFLRITFNSYDLGILPPLADPPFCAIKMKEALTTERGKTLVQRKPTMYPAWKASFDAHIYEGRVLEVLLMKTAEEPLAEVTVGVSVLAERCKKANGRAEFWVDLHPSGKVMMAVQYFLEEVDTESKQAAKEEEAPTLNRRRGAIKQAKIHFIKNHEFIATFFRQPTFCSVCRDFVWGLNKQGYKCRQCNAAIHKKCIDKIIGRCTGTAANSRDTVFQKERFKIDMPHRFKINNYMSPTFCDHCGSLLWGLVKQGLKCEDCAMNVHHKCQDKVANLCGINQKLLAEALTQVSQKSSTRRSDPNLPNLPDIGIYDEVNKLAGLEINDGSHYGRLWEGSSPRPQSRITHLTRINVDNFIFHKVLGKGSFGKVLLAELKGRGEYFAVKALKKDVVLMDDDVECTMVEKRVLALAWENPFLTHLYSTFQTKEHLFFVMEYLNGGDLMFHIQEKGRFELYRATFYSAEIICGLQFLHSKGIIYRDLKLDNVMLDHEGHIKIADFGMCKENVFGENRATTFCGTPDYIAPEILLGQKYSFSVDWWSFGVLLYEMLVGQSPFHGDDEDELFESIRMDTPHYPRWINKEAKDLLERLFERDPTRRLGIVGNIRLHPFFKAVNWQALERREVEPPFKPKVKAPNDCSNFDREFLSEKPRLSYSDKNFIDSMDQSAFAGFSFINPKMEHLLEK is encoded by the exons ATGGCTCCTTTCTTGAGGATCACCTTTAACTCGTATGACTTGGGCATCCTGCCCCCGTTGGCAGACCCTCCCTTCTGTGCCATCAAGATGAAGGAGGCCTTGACAACTG AACGAGGTAAGACCCTGGTTCAGCGGAAACCTACCATGTACCCGGCTTGGAAGGCCAGCTTTGACGCACACATCTATGAGGGTCGTGTGCTCGAGgtgctgctgatgaagacagCGGAGGAGCCTCTGGCTGAGGTCACTGTCGGCGTGTCTGTCCTTGCTGAGCGCTGCAAGAAAGCCAACGGCCGCGCTGAATTCTGG gTGGATCTCCATCCTTCTGGGAAAGTGATGATGGCAGTGCAGTATTTTCTGGAGGAAGTGGATACAG AGAGTAAGCAGGCAGCGAAGGAGGAAGAGGCTCCCACTCTGAACCGCAGACGAGGGGCCATCAAGCAGGCCAAGATCCACTTCATAAAGAACCATGAGTTCATCGCCACGTTCTTCAGACAGCCCACTTTCTGCTCCGtgtgcagagactttgtctG GGGACTCAACAAGCAAGGCTATAAATGCAGAC AATGCAATGCAGCCATCCACAAGAAATGCATAGACAAAATCATCGGCAGATGTACTGGTACTGCTGCCAACAGTCGGGATACTGTG TTCCAGAAGGAACGCTTTAAAATTGACATGCCACACCGGTTCAAGATCAACAACTACATGAGTCCAACCTTCTGCGACCACTGTGGAAGTCTGCTGTGGGGTCTTGTCAAACAAGGCCTCAAGTGTGAAG aTTGTGCCATGAATGTCCATCACAAGTGTCAGGATAAAGTAGCCAACCTTTGTGGTATCAACCAGAAACTACTAGCTGAAGCACTTACACAAGTCAGCCAG AAATCGTCCACTCGCCGTTCAGATCCAAACCTGCCTAATCTGCCTGATATTGGAATCTATGATGAAGTTAACAAACTTGCTGGACTGGAAATCAATG ACGGATCTCACTATGGCAGACTGTGGGAGGGGTCCAGTCCACGGCCTCAGTCTCGTATTACCCACCTGACCCGCATCAATGTGGATAACTTCATCTTCCACAAGGTGTTGGGAAAAGGCAGCTTTGGCAAG gttCTCCTTGCAGAGCTGAAGGGTCGTGGAGAGTACTTTGCCGTGAAGGCTCTGAAGAAAGATGTAGTGTTGATGGATGATGACGTGGAGTGCACTATGGTAGAGAAGAGAGTCTTGGCTTTAGCCTGGGAAAACCCCTTCCTCACTCACCTGTACTCCACCTTCCAGACCAAG GAGCATCTGTTCTTTGTGATGGAGTATCTGAACGGGGGAGACTTGATGTTTCATATACAGGAGAAAGGGCGCTTTGAACTCTACAGAGCCAC GTTCTACTCAGCTGAGATCATTTGTGGTCTACAGTTTTTACATTCCAAAGGCATCATCTACAG GGATCTTAAGTTAGACAATGTGATGCTGGATCATGAAGGACACATAAAGATCGCTGACTTTGGGATGTGCAAGGAGAATGTGTTTGGAGAGAATCGCGCCACAACTTTCTGCGGCACTCCTGACTACATCGCTCCAGAG ATCCTGCTGGGACAGAAATACTCGTTCTCAGTCGACTGGTGGTCGTTCGGGGTGTTGCTGTATGAGATGCTGGTTGGACAGTCGCCTTTTCATGGAGATGATGAGGATGAGTTGTTTGAGTCCATTCGCATGGACACTCCCCACTATCCCCGCTGGATCAACAAGGAAGCCAAGGACCTGCTTGAACGG TTGTTCGAGAGAGACCCCACCCGCAGGCTAGGAATCGTGGGTAATATCCGTTTACACCCCTTCTTCAAGGCCGTTAACTGGCAGGCcttggagaggagggaggttgAGCCCCCCTTCAAACCCAAAGTG AAAGCACCGAATGATTGCAGCAACTTTGATCGGGAGTTCCTCAGCGAGAAGCCTCGTCTCTCCTACAGTGATAAGAACTTCATAGACTCCATGGACCAGTCGGCGTTCGCAGGTTTTTCATTCATCAATCCCAAGATGGAGCATCTTTTAGAGAAGTAA
- the ruvbl1 gene encoding ruvB-like 1 — protein sequence MKIEEVKSTTKTQRIASHSHVKGLGLDEAGNAKQTACGLVGQEAAREACGIIVELIRSKKMAGRAVLLAGPPGTGKTALALAIAQELGNKVPFCPMVGSEVYSSEIKKTEVLMENFRRAIGLRIKETKEVYEGEVTELTPCETENPMGGYGKTISHVIIGLKTGKGTKQLKLDPSIYESLQKERVEVGDVIYIEANSGAVKRQGRCDTFATEFDLEAEEYVPLPKGDVHKKKEIVQDVTLHDLDVANARPQGGQDILSMMGQLMKPKKTEITDKLRAEINKVVNRYIDQGVAELVPGVLFVDEVHMLDIECFTYLHRALESTIAPIVVFASNRGNCLIRGTEDISSPHGIPLDLLDRVMIIRTMLYTPQEMKQIIKIRAQTEGINISEEALTHLAEIGTKTTLRYAVQLLTPASLLGRVQGKETVEREQVEEINELFYDAKSSAKILQDQHHKFMK from the exons ATGAAGATCGAGGAGGTAAAAAGCACCACGAAGACTCAGCGAATTGCCTCTCACAGTCATGTCAAAGGACTCGGGCTAGACGAGGCCGGGAATGCTAAACAGACAGCATGTGGTCTGGTGGGCCAGGAGGCTGCAAGAGAG GCTTGTGGCATCATTGTGGAGCTCATTCGCTCAAAAAAGATGGCAGGAAGGGCAGTGTTACTAGCAGGGCCACCAGGAACAGGAAAG ACTGCTCTCGCCTTGGCTATAGCACAGGAGCTGGGAAACAAGGTGCCTTTCTGCCCTATGGTTGGCAGTGAGGTCTACTcatcagaaattaaaaaaacagaagtacTGATGGAAAATTTCAGGAGGGCCATTG GACTGCGTAtcaaagagacaaaggaggTGTATGAAGGGGAGGTGACTGAGCTGACCCCCTGTGAGACTGAGAATCCCATGGGTGGCTACGGGAAAACCATCAGCCACGTCATCATTGGTCTGAAGACAGGCAAAGGCACAAAGCAGCTCAAG CTGGATCCCAGTATTTATGAGAGTCTTCAGAAAGAGCGTGTGGAAGTCGGAGACGTCATCTACATTGAAGCCAACAGTGGAGCTGTCAAG AGACAAGGTCGCTGTGACACCTTTGCAACAGAGTTTGATCTGGAGGCAGAGGAGTATGTGCCACTGCCCAAAGGTGATGTCCACAAGAAGAAGGAGATAGTGCAAGATGTGACATTGCACGACCTGGACGTCGCAAACGCCAGACCCCAG GGAGGACAGGACATTCTCTCCATGATGGGACAACTGATGAAGCCAAAAAAGACGGAAATCACAG ATAAGCTGCGTGCTGAGATCAACAAGGTGGTGAACCGCTACATTGATCAAGGTGTGGCTGAGCTCGTACCCGGCGTGCTGTTTGTGGACGAGGTGCACATGCTGGACATCGAATGCTTCACCTACCTCCATCGGGCGCTCGAGAGCACCATCGCCCCCATTGTTGTGTTCGCCTCCAACAGGGGAAACTGTTTAATTAG GGGGACAGAGGACATCAGCTCTCCACATGGGATTCCTCTGGACTTACTGGACAGAGTCATGATCATCCGCACCATGTTGTACACGCCACAGGAGATGAAGCAG ATCATCAAGATCCGTGCTCAGACTGAGGGGATCAACATCAGCGAGGAAGCACTTACACACCTGGCAGAGATCGGCACAAAGACCACCCTCAG ATATGCAGTGCAGCTGCTGACACCAGCCAGTCTGCTGGGTCGCGTTCAGGGAAAAGAGACGGTGGAGAGGGAGCAGGTAGAGGAAATCAACGAGCTGTTCTACGACGCCAAGTCCTCCGCCAAAATCCTCCAAGACCAACATCACAAGTTTATGAaataa
- the mustn1a gene encoding musculoskeletal embryonic nuclear protein 1a: MSQPGQEEDEQMQRPEVREEDLTEAKSKLGTGGPAKSKTFEVMEECEKMGKVAPSVFSGVRSGAETAFNTRSTRPVRK, translated from the exons ATGTCCCAA CCAGGTCAGGAAGAAGATGAACAAATGCAGCGTCCTGAGGTGAGAGAAGAAGACCTGACTGAAGCCAAAAGCAAACTGGGCACAGGTGGGCCAGCAAAGAGCAAGACGTTTGAAGTAATGGAGGAGTGCg AGAAAATGGGTAAAGTTGCTCCCTCTGTGTTCAGCGGAGTGAGGTCAGGAGCAGAGACTGCTTTCAACACACGCTCGACTCGACCAGTCAGGAAGTAG
- the rft1 gene encoding protein RFT1 homolog codes for MSSQDVLKNASTLASYNVLLQVMFRVLTFLLNAFTLRFVSKELIGVVNVRLTLLYSTLVFLSREAFRRACLSGGSGKNHSWRQIINLLWLTLPLGVLWAVLLVCVWLWLLEVPDPQTVPYYGPAVVLFALAGVQELLAEPLWVLAQAHMFVRLKVVAESLAMIAKCSITVVLVVSAREWGLYIFSAAHLLYTGFLVLCYAVYFIRFLGSKEAKKKSFPFHRVGDLLPCREDGEPLVDWTLARLTWSFFKQSFLKQILTEGERYVMTFLNVLSFGDQGVYDIVNNLGSMVARFIFLPIEESFYIFFAKVLERGRDVKSQKQEEVAIAADVLECLLKLVLVIGLIITVFGYAFSHLALDIYGGSLLSNGAGPTLLRCYSCYVLLLAVNGVTECFVFAAMSQEEVDKYNLVMLALSVSFLFLSYMLTWWAGGVGFILANCLNMGLRILHSLLYIHHYFQSSQWKPLRGLLPSPLLLLALAISAVVTAVSESVFCCDSGWLLRFVHIGVGAVCLLGVLVAVLLTETRLIQFVRTQLLPRYRKKHT; via the exons ATGAGCTCTCAGGATGTACTGAAGAATGCGTCCACTCTAGCATCGTATAATGTGTTGTTACAG GTGATGTTCCGCGTGCTTACCTTCTTGCTGAATGCATTCACATTGCGGTTTGTGTCCAAAGAGCTGATTGGTGTTGTCAATGTCAG GCTCACACTACTGTACTCCACATTAGTGTTTTTATCCAGAGAGGCTTTCCGGAGAGCCTGTCTGAGTGGGGGATCTGGGAAAAACCACAGCTGGAGACAAATTATCAACCTGCTATGGCTGAC GCTGCCTCTCGGTGTGTTATGGGCGGTCCTGCTggtttgtgtgtggttgtggcTCCTGGAGGTCCCAGATCCCCAGACTGTCCCCTACTACGGCCCTGCTGTGGTGTTGTTTGCCTTGGCAGGAGTGCAGGAGCTCCTGGCTGAGCCCCTCTGGGTCTTGGCTCAAGCTCACATGTTTGTCCGCCTGAAGGTGGTCGCTGAGAGCTTAGCAATGATTGCTAAGTGCAGTATAACTGTGGTGCTGGTCGTCTCTGCCCGTGAGTGGGGCCTTTAcatcttctctgctgctcat TTGTTGTACACAGGATTCCTGGTGCTCTGCTATGCTGTTTACTTTATTCGTTTCCTGGGCTctaaagaagcaaaaaaaaagagttttccTTTCCACCGTGTTGGAGATCTTTTGCCCTGTAGAGAAGATGGAGAG ccGCTGGTTGACTGGACTCTTGCACGACTCACATGGAGCTTCTTCAAGCAGTCCTTCCTGAAGCAGATCCTGACAGAGGGTGAGCGCTACGTCATGACCTTCCTGAACGTTCTCAGCTTTGGGGACCAGGGCGTTTATGATATCGTCAATAACCTGGGCTCTATGGTGGCGCGCTTCATCTTCTTGCCCATCGAGGAGAGCTTCTACATCTTCTTTGCCAAAGTTCTGGAGAGAGGACGTGATGTCAAAAGTCAGAAACAG GAAGAAGTCGCCATTGCAGCTGATGTTCTGGAGTGTCTGCTGAAGCTGGTGTTGGTGATTGGTCTGATTATCACAGTGTTTGGTTACGCCTTCTCTCACTTGGCTCTGGACATTTACGGCGGCTCTCTGCTGAGCAACGGAGCAG GGCCTACTTTGCTGCGATGCTACAGCTGCTACGTCCTCCTGCTCGCTGTAAATGGTGTAACAGAGTGTTTTGTATTTGCTGCCATGAGCCAAGAAGAGGTTGACAA GTACAACCTGGTGATGctggctctgtctgtgtctttcctcttcttgtcctaCATGCTGACCTGGTGGGCTGGAGGTGTTGGTTTCATTCTGGCAAACTGCCTTAACATGGGCCTCCGCATCTTACACAGCCTGCTTTACATCCACCACTACTTCCAGTCCAGTCAGTGGAAACCACTGCGAGGCCTGTTGCCCTCCCCACTCCTGCTACTAGCACTTGCCATCAGTGCAGTCGTTACAGCAGTTTCTGAG AGTGTTTTCTGTTGCGACAGCGGCTGGTTGCTGAGGTTCGTCCATATTGGCGTGGGAGCAGTGTGTCTACTGGGTGTCCTTGTAGCTGTTCTTCTCACAGAGACTCGCCTTATTCAGTTTGTGAGGACTCAGCTGTTGCCCCGgtacagaaagaaacacacgtaa